The Lepus europaeus isolate LE1 chromosome 21, mLepTim1.pri, whole genome shotgun sequence genome has a window encoding:
- the EMP2 gene encoding epithelial membrane protein 2 → MLVLLVFIIFFHIVSAALLFIATIDNAWWVGEEFVADVWRICLNNTNCTEIGDTFQEFSTLQAVQASMILSTTLCCVSFLVFLLQLFRLRQGERFVLTSIIQLMSCLCVMIAASIYTDRRQDVHSGNPEFYNVTADGRYGYAYILAWVAFAFTFLSGLMYLILRKRK, encoded by the exons ATGCTGGTGCTTCTCGTCTTCATCATTTTCTTCCACATCGTCTCCGCGGCCTTGCTGTTCATCGCCACCATTGACAAT GCCTGGTGGGTCGGAGAGGAGTTTGTTGCAGACGTCTGGAGAATTTGCCTCAACAACACAAATTGTACAGAAATCGGTGACACCTTCCAGG AGTTCTCCACGCTGCAGGCCGTGCAGGCCAGCATGATCCTGTCCACCACCCTCTGCTGCGTCTCCTTCCTCGTCTTCCTGCTCCAGCTCTTCCGCCTCCGGCAAGGGGAGAGGTTTGTCTTGACCTCCATCATCCAGCTCATGTCGT GTCTGTGCGTCATGATCGCGGCCTCCATCTACACGGACCGGCGCCAGGACGTTCACAGCGGCAACCCGGAGTTCTACAACGTGACCGCGGACGGCAGATACGGCTACGCCTACATCCTGGCCTGGGTGGCCTTCGCCTTCACCTTCCTCAGTGGCCTCATGTACCTGATACTGAGGAAGCGCAAGTAG